One window of the Ammospiza caudacuta isolate bAmmCau1 chromosome 9, bAmmCau1.pri, whole genome shotgun sequence genome contains the following:
- the EMX2 gene encoding homeobox protein EMX2 isoform X1, producing MFQPTPKRCFTIESLVAKDSPLPASRSEDPIRPAALSYANSSPMNPFLNGFHSTGRGVYSNPDLVFAEAVSHPPNPAVPVHPVPPPHALAAHPLPASHSTHPLFASQQRDPSTFYPWLIHRYRYLGHRFQGNETSPESFLLHNALARKPKRIRTAFSPSQLLRLEHAFEKNHYVVGAERKQLAHSLSLTETQVKVWFQNRRTKFKRQKLEEEGSDSQQKKKGTHHINRWRIATKQASPEEIDVTSDD from the exons ATGTTTCAGCCCACACCCAAGCGGTGTTTCACCATCGAGTCGCTGGTGGCCAAAGACAGCCCCTTGCCCGCGTCTCGCTCCGAGGATCCTATCCGGCCGGCGGCGCTCAGCTATGCCAATTCCAGCCCGATGAACCCTTTTCTCAACGGCTTCCACTCCACTGGCAGGGGGGTCTACTCCAACCCGGACTTGGTCTTTGCAGAGGCCGTCTCGCACCCGCCGAACCCGGCCGTGCCGGTCCATCCCGTGCCCCCTCCTCACGCCCTGGCCGCCCACCCGCTGCCTGCCTCGCACTCCACGCACCCGCTCTTCGCCTCGCAGCAAAGGGACCCCTCCACCTTCTACCCGTGGCTAATACACCGCTACCGGTATCTGGGCCACAGGTTCCAAG GGAATGAAACCAGCCCGGAGAGCTTCCTATTGCACAATGCACTGGCCAGGAAACCCAAACGGATCCGTACAGCTTTCTCCCCATCCCAATTACTGAGACTGGAACATGCCTTTGAGAAGAACCATTATGTAGTAGGAGCGGAGAGAAAGCAGCTGGCACACAGCCTCAGCCTCACGGAAACTCAG GTAAAAGTATGGTTTCAGAACAGACGGACAAAGTTCAAGCGGCAAAAGTTGGAAGAGGAAGGTTCAGACtcacaacagaagaaaaaagggacTCATCACATTAACCGGTGGAGAATCGCCACCAAACAAGCCAGCCCAGAGGAAATCGACGTCACGTCGGACGATTAA
- the EMX2 gene encoding homeobox protein EMX2 isoform X2 — protein sequence MFQPTPKRCFTIESLVAKDSPLPASRSEDPIRPAALSYANSSPMNPFLNGFHSTGRGVYSNPDLVFAEAVSHPPNPAVPVHPVPPPHALAAHPLPASHSTHPLFASQQRDPSTFYPWLIHRYRYLGHRFQGKSMVSEQTDKVQAAKVGRGRFRLTTEEKRDSSH from the exons ATGTTTCAGCCCACACCCAAGCGGTGTTTCACCATCGAGTCGCTGGTGGCCAAAGACAGCCCCTTGCCCGCGTCTCGCTCCGAGGATCCTATCCGGCCGGCGGCGCTCAGCTATGCCAATTCCAGCCCGATGAACCCTTTTCTCAACGGCTTCCACTCCACTGGCAGGGGGGTCTACTCCAACCCGGACTTGGTCTTTGCAGAGGCCGTCTCGCACCCGCCGAACCCGGCCGTGCCGGTCCATCCCGTGCCCCCTCCTCACGCCCTGGCCGCCCACCCGCTGCCTGCCTCGCACTCCACGCACCCGCTCTTCGCCTCGCAGCAAAGGGACCCCTCCACCTTCTACCCGTGGCTAATACACCGCTACCGGTATCTGGGCCACAGGTTCCAAG GTAAAAGTATGGTTTCAGAACAGACGGACAAAGTTCAAGCGGCAAAAGTTGGAAGAGGAAGGTTCAGACtcacaacagaagaaaaaagggacTCATCACATTAA